The sequence below is a genomic window from Providencia rettgeri.
TAGTACTAGTTGGCTGATTAGCGTAATTGCAAGGTAAATCAAACCGACAATGGCATACCACGTAAACGGTTCCTGAGTACGGTTTACAATGGTTTTAGTCTGTAACATCAAATCATTAACACTGATGAGTGAAACTAACGCGGTGTCCTTCAATAACACCAGCCACTGGTTGCCTAACCCTGGTAGAGCATGGCGCCACATTTGCGGCATAATGAACCGAAAGAAAATAGTGCGTTTGTTTAAACCCAACGCAAAGCCGGCTTCCCACTGACCATAAGGGACGGCTTTTAATGCGCCCCTAAGCGTTTGAGATGCATAGGATGAATATAATAAGGCGAGGGCAATAACGCCACAAACAAATGGGGTATAGTCAAACTCGCCGCTATTAGCAAAGAAAATACTTGGGTCGATTTGGATGGTGGTTTGCCAAAAACCAAGGTTTATATCAAAACCGTCACCAAACATATTGATCAGTTGTAGGGTACCGAAGTAGACAAACAACACAACCAGTAATTCAGGGAGGCCGCGGATCAAGGTAACCCAGCAAGTTCCTAGAAAGGCGATAGGTTTAAAACGGACGGACTCCCATGCGGTAAACAGCATGGCCAGAACCAAACCCAAAATCAGCGCAGAAACAGCAAGGCCGACGGTGATACCGGCGGCACTTGTTAAAAATAGAAAGTTGCTCATTAATTATATCGATTACTGTTGAAACCATTTTTTGTGGATAGCATCATAAGTGCCGTCTGCTTTAACTTCTGCTAAGGCTTTATTCATTTTATCCAGCAGCTCTTTATTTCCTTTACGAACGGCAATACCTAAACCAATACCGAAGTATTGTGGATCAGTGACTTTTTCGCCAACTGCCCCCAAGTTTTCATTACCTTTCCCTTTTAACCACTCGTCAGCGACTGCGGTATCACCGAAAACGGCATCGATACGGCCATTTTGTAAGTCTAAAATAGCTGATTGGTAGTTATCATAAGGAACGGTTGTCATCCCTTTATGTTGTTCCATGATGTATTTTTGGTGAGTGGTTCCGTTTTGCACGCCAATTTTTTTATCTTTTAATTGGTCTATTGAGCTGATTTTTTCTTTAACGGCAATAAATTCCGCTGAGTTAGGGTAGTAAGTCTCAGTGAAATCGACTTGCTGTTGGCGCTCAGGGGTAATATCGATACCTGCCATTAATGCTTCAAAGCGACGGAATTTTAAGCTAGGAATTAAGCTGTCGAAAGATTGGTGAGTAAATGTACAGGTTGCATTCATTTTTTCACACATTGCATTGGCTAAATCAACGTCAAAGCCAACGATTTGGTTATTTTTATCGAACATTTCAAAAGGCGCGTAAGTCGCTTCTGTTGCAAAACGAATAGTTTCTTTTTCCGCAGCAGTTGCAGATAGGGTTACAGCGCCCAGCAGTGCAGCTAATATAATTTTTTTCATTGCTTAATCCTATATCTATTAGTGTGACAGATAATTTGCAAATGCTTCTGTTTGAGGTGCAGTGAAATGGCTTGCATCCCCTTGTTCTACTATATGGCCGTTTTCCATATACACGACACGGCTAGCGGTTTTGCGCGCAATTTCCACTTCGTGAGTGACGATCACTTGTGTAATTCCAGTTGCTGATAGTTCACGTATGATATCAACTACTTGTGCGGTAATTTCTGGGTCAAGTGCAGCCGTTGGTTCATCAAATAATAAAACTTTTGGTTCCATCATTAGTGCTCTTGCAATCGCAACACGCTGTTGCTGCCCACCAGATAAGTGTAATGGGTAGCGCTCAGCAAATTGCGACAACCGTAAGCGTTCTAATAGCTTAGAGGCTTTTGCTTGCGCTTCTTGCTTTGACAATTTTAACACGCGACAAGGTGCTTCAATTAAGTTGTCCATGACACTCAGATGAGGCCACAGATTATATTGTTGAAATACCATTCCCACATTTTGACGCAGCTCACGGATCGCTTTCGCATCTGGTGCAGAAGTAAAGTCAAATTGCTGACCCACAATGTTTAAGTGGCCTGAACGTGGCATTTCTAATAAATTGAGGACACGTAACAACGAGCTTTTACCTGCTCCGCTTGGCCCGAGTAATACCATAGTCTCACCAGCAGAACACTCTAGATTGATATCAAAGAGTGCCTGATGGGAACCATAGAAACAGTTGATGTTTTTTAATTGAATGCTCATGTGTACCAATAATATCTTTTTTCACTATCTGCGATATTAATCCTATGAGCATATTTATGCAATAATTTCTGCATAAAAATTTGGTTTTTACGCTAAAATTAATCTGATTTAACGGTCAGTTGCTCTGCTTGCTGTTCTTTTGCGAGTTGTTTATCCCGCTCATAGGCCAGTTCGCTGATGCGTTTTGCCATACCTTTAAAAATAAATAAATGGGCAGGCATCATGGCAAACCAATAGAGTAGGCCGCAAAAGCCAGCTGGGTGCCACCATGCGCGAACATCAATAGAACGGCGGTTCCCGCTATCATGAATAGTAAAAGTTAAGCGGCCAAGGCCTGGCGCTTTCATACCAAATAACAAGCTAAGTTGTTTATTCGGTTCAAGATTAATCACGCGCCAGCCATCAATTTCATCACCGAGTTGGAGTTCTTCACGGTCGGGGCGGCCGTACTTTACTTTATTCAGCATCATATCGTCCATGATGGCGCGGGTTTTCCACAGGCCATTGGCATAGAAATAGCCGTTTTTTCCACCGATTTGTTGCACTGTATACCAGAGCGATTCCGAACTGGCTGTTGTTCCAAGGGTTGCTCCCGCTTGTTTTGGGTAATAGCCATAACCGGGGCGCCAGCGTTTTCTGACCTCTGGGTCATAGCCCCAATCTGCGTTATCAATAGCATCGGCTTCTTCTGCTAAAGTCGCTCTAACGGCATCATCAAAAGAGATTAAGGTTTGAGGGATCAGCTCTCGTAGCGCTTTATCATCTGCAGGGAGATCGTGCTGCAAGCCTTGGATTAACTCCTTAGCAATAGATGGGGGGACGGAGGTGATCAAACTGATGAAATGCACGGAAATCATACTAATCGGGATCGGGATAGGAATAAGTAAACGACGTTTACCACTGACCTTAATAAAGCGCTTAAATAGCTCTTGATAGCTAATATACTCAGGGCCGCCTGCATCGAAAATTCGGTTTTCGGTTGTTGGTATTTTCGCCAGTTGCGTTAAATAATACAAAATATTCGACAGAGCGATGGGGGATGATTTAGAACGGACCCAACGTGGCGGAGTTAAAATAGCTAAGTTGTAAACCATATCGCGCATAATTTCGAATGCGGCAGAACCAGAGCCAACGATAATAGATGAACGGATTTCGGTAACAGGGATTTGGCTTTCACGTAAAATATCGCCGGTTAAACGTCGTGCAATTAAATGCGGTGAATAGGTATGCCCATGCTGTAATGCGCTAAGATAAATAACATGTTTAACGCTTGAGCCTTCAAGGACTTGTTGCACATTACGAGCGGCTGTGCGTTCACGTTCGACTAAATTAGCTTGGTCGGCCATGCTATGAACAAGGAAATAAACAATATCGATGTCTTGCATGACATCTTTTAATGTTTCAGGATCGTGAAGATCTACATAAATGCATTGGGTATCTTGCCAGCCTTGGGATAACATCCAATCAACACGGCGTGCGCCAGCTGTTACGTCATATCCTTGCTCAATAAGTTTAGGGATCAGATTCTGACCAATATAACCACTAGCGCCCAACACTAAAACACGTTGTTTATCTGTCATGTTAATTTCCTGTTTCACGCAAAGTAACAGCTATTGTGACTGAAATTTTACCTATGTAAAGAAGGCCATGAGAATTGGCGTAATAAGACTAAGTACAAAGCCATGAACAATGGCGGCTGGGACAATTGAAACCCCACCGCTACGTTGTAAAACAGGCAGTGTAAAATCCATTGACGTTGAACCACAAATGCCAAGAGCGGTTGAACGATAACGATTAATAATAATTGGAATGAGCATGATTGCAGCAAGTTCCCTTGCTAAGTCATTGAAAAAAGCCGCGCTTCCCATGACTGGGCCATAAGCATCGGTGATTACAATTCCTGTTAATGAGTACCAGCCAAAGCCTGAGGCGACTGCTAACCCCATTTTTACTGGAAGACCGAGTAAAAACGCGGCTAATGCACCGCCCGCGAGTGCGCTGACCCCCATGACAAACGCAATAGTTGTTCCACGTCGGTTGATTAAGATTTGTTTAATACTCATTCCACTATTGCGTAATTGAATGCCAACAAGTAGCAACAGCAACATTAGTGCAACCTGGCTGCCTTTATCGGCATAGTGTAAGAAATTAAAACCCGTTAACCCGACAATAAAACCCAGCAATAACACCCCGCAAAGCTGCAGAGACTCTAAAACCATTTTGATCCTAGATGGCGGCTTTTCTTGTTTGTGTTGTGGAATTTTCCAAGGGTCAAATTTATCAAGTAATAACAAAGAGATAACATTTAATGAAAATATGCAGCCAAAAAAGGTAATGGCATAAATTAAAATAGAAATTAAGTGAATACTTAAGTTTTCAAGCAGTGCGAGAGTGATTCCCATTAGAAATAAAATAACATAGACCATTGAGTTAAGTGATTGGTGAACCCGATGAAGAATTTGTTTATTTCTAATAGTAATAAGGTAACCAAGTGTTAATGGTAGCAGTATAATCAAAAGTCCTGAATACATGGCCGGATCCTTAAAGGTTAACCCATAGACTAGGTAACTATAAACAAAGAGTTATGCTTATCTTTTTTATTTAGGTTATCGAAGCATAAACCTGATATAGCGCCGAGTAAGAAAAGAATTTTTTGTGATAAAATTTTTTTATTGGCGTCTCAATGAAAAATAGGTCAAAAACACTAAAAATGAAAGTTTTACTATTTTATAACACTGCTATTAGATGCTCAATATAGTTCTCTGTTTTGTTATGAATAATTTTTATTTAGCATATATTGTGATAGTAATGAATGTGGTTAATCGGTAAGCTTTGGTTATTATTCTTTTATATTTTCACTTGGCATAATCATTCAGTACGTAATGGCAACTGATGAAATAGAAGGGGGAATATAAATACTTCAAGGAGAGAGTAATATGTATCTGGAACGTGTGGAAATATACGGATTTAGAGGGATTAACCGGCTTTCTTTAGAACTAAATAATAGTACGGTTTTAGTCGGTGAGAATTCCTGGGGGAAATCGAGTTTACTTGATGCACTTGATCTTCTTCTTTCTCCTGAACACACAGATTACCAATTCAGTCTTCATGATTTTCACCATCCAGCAGGTAATGATGAATCGCGTTACCGCTCATTACAGATTGTTCTAAAATTTGGTGAGCGGCGAAAAGGGCGTCATCAATCATATCGTTTTCATAATCTTAGCTCTGTATGGGTCGATAACGGAGATGGCCTTAAACATATTTTCTATCGTGTTAGTGCAGAGCTTAGAGATGATGGCTCGATAGCCGTCGATAAAACCTTTTTAAATGCAGGCGGCAATAAGCTTTCTTTGGATAATGTAGGTAAATATATCAAAGAAATTATTCGGTTGTACCCAGTTATTCGCCTACGAGATGCCCGATTTTTACACTCGCTTAACCCAGAAACGATAGTTTCAGGGCAAAAAGAGGTGCGTGACTTATTTAATGCCCGTATTAAGGAGCTAACCAGTGCATTGGTCAACAACCCTGAGCGCTTAAGTGATGAAGACCTTGGTGATGGAATTGATGCTATGCAACAGTTGCTTAGCCATTATTTTTCTGGGCAAAGCTCCCATATTATTCGGTCAGATAATTCAATTGTTAAAATAGAGCCACGTAAGCGTGGCTGGAAAGCGCTTGATAACATTAGTCGTTTAATTGCAAAGCCAAATCAACGCAATATTCGATTAATTATTTTAGGAATGTTTTCTTCATTATTACAATCAAAAGGTAATATTCACTTAGATAAACATGCGCGGCCATTGATTATTGTTGAAGATCCAGAAACGCGTTTACATCCGATTATGCTCTCTATCGCATGGGGCTTATTTAGTTTATTTTCTCTACAGCGGATTACGACGACGAACTCAGGAGAGTTACTCTCATTAGCGCCTCTGGAAGATTTGTGTCGTTTGGTTCGCAATACCAATAAAGTTTCAGCTTATCGTTTGAATGAAAATGATCTAAGCGCTGAAGAGTTACGTAAAATTTCTTTCCATATTCGTTTTAATCGTCCATCAGCCTTATTTGCTCGTTGTTGGTTATTAGTTGAAGGAGAAACAGAAATTTGGTTGATGAATGAGTTTTCGCGCCAGTGTAACTATTACTTTGAAACTGAAGGAATAAAAGTTATTGCATTTGCACAAAGTGGCTTGAAACCTTTGCTGAAGTTTGCCAATAAGATGGGAATTGAATGGCATGTTTTAACCGATGGTGACGAGGCTGGGCGTAAATATGCGGCAACCGCGACACATTACGCTCACAAAATTAATTCCTCAAATAGGGATAGGCTAACGATGCTACCTGCACCAGATATGGAACATTTTCTATATCGCGAAGGGTTTAAAAGTCTTTATCATGAAATTGCGGATATCCCAGATAATGCAAAGGTTTCAACAAGGCGGGTGATTCTTAAAGCGATTTCTCGCACATCGAAACCAGATTTAGCGCTAGCCACGGTGAATAGAGCTGCAGAATTAGGCCCTGATAGTATTCCGCTGCAATTGAAAAGTATGTTTTCTCGTGTGGCATGGCTGGCAAGGGGAAAAGCAAATTAATGGTAATATTGATAAATTTTACTTGTTGTTGATTGATCGTTGAAGAATGGCTATTTCATGTTGAATCAATTGATAACTTAAGTGATATATAATTGGGGCATTAGTTTTTAGCTGGCAACAAATTGGAAACTCGCTCCTTTTACAGGTTGTTAGCAATTTAGAGGGCTATGCCCTCTTTTTGTTCATAGGAAGTAGGTAAACATGAAGGCAAAGCCTAAAAAAAAGTGGCCGATTTACTTGGTAATCATTATTTTTGCCCTAGTCACTGCTGGGTTTCTTTTTAATAGAGAAAAAGAAGCGGTTTTCCAAACTGTAGATGTCATACAGGGCGATTTAGACAAACAAGTACTGGCAACGGGAAAACTCGATGCAGTACGTAAAGTCGATGTAGGGGCTCAGGTGAGTGGGCAGTTACAAACACTGTATGTTAAAGAGGGCGATTATGTTAAAAAAGGTGACTTATTAGCGGTTATTGACCCGAAAAAAGCCCAAAATGATGTTATTGAATCTGAAGCAACAACACGTGAACTCGAAGCCAATTTATCATTAGCTCAAGCAGAGCTTCGCCTTGCCCAAGTGACTTATCAACGTCATTTAAGCCTAGCAAAACAGCAGGCCGTTTCTCAGCAAGAACTTGATAAAGCGAAAACCGATGTAGAAGTAAAAAAAGCGCAAGTCGCCACTTATCAAGCTCAAATTAAGCGTAACCAAGCCACCCTAGATTCAGCAAAAACAAATCTAAAATATACGCAAATTACGGCACCAATGGATGGTATTGTCACCTTTATTAAAACACTACAGGGGCAGACGGTTATCGCTGCTCAGGAAGCTCCAACAATTTTAACCCTTGCGGATTTGGACACGATGCTCGTCAAAGCTGAAGTTTCTGAGGCCGATGTGATTTATTTGGAACCGGGCCAAGATGCCTCTTTTACCGTTTTAGGGGCTCCAGATAAAAAATTTGCTGGGCAATTAAAGGATATTTTACCGACACCTGAAAAAATTAATGATGCCATTTTCTATTATGCGCGTTTTGAGGTGCCTAACCCGCAACATTTGTTGAAATTACAAATGACTGCACAGGTCACCATTGAATTAGACTCACGTAAAAATGTGCTGTTACTGCCGCTATCTGCATTAGGCAATGAAATTTCACCACAAACCTATGAAGTGGATATTCTGCAAGAGAATAAAGTCGAGAAAAAACAAGTTAAAATCGGTGGTCGAAACGATGTGTATGTGGAAATTACCAAAGGCCTTAATGAAGGCGATAAAGTGGTCATTGGGCACAGCGAGACGGAATACTAACTATGTCTGCGTTAATTGATCTTCAAGGGATCACTCGCCGCTATGGGGAAGGTGAAAACCAAGTTACAGTCTTAAAAAGTGTCTCACTACAAATTAATGCAGGTGAGATGGTGGCGATTATTGGCGCTTCGGGCTCAGGTAAATCCACACTCATGAATATTATTGGGTGCCTAGATAAACCAACAGAAGGGAATTATTGCATTGATGGCCAAAGCGTCGCAACGTTAGATAATGACCAATTGGCAGAACTGCGCCGAGAACATTTTGGCTTTATTTTTCAACGTTACCATTTACTGAGTCATTTAAGTGCGGAACAAAATGTTGAGGTACCTGCGGTATATGCAGGGGCGGGTAAGAACCAACGTCGTGAGCGAGCAGCCCAGTTATTACAGCGTCTAGGGCTAGGGGAGCGCGTGGATTATCGTCCAAGTCAGTTGTCTGGTGGGCAACAACAGCGCGTGAGTATTGCTCGCGCTCTTATGAATGGTGGGCAGATAATTCTCGCGGATGAGCCAACAGGAGCGCTGGATAGCCATTCGGGAGAAGAGGTCATGAATATTTTAAAAGACCTTTGTGCCCAAGGACATACAGTGATCATTGTCACGCATGACCCTGAAATAGCTCAGCAAGCAGAACGTATCGTAGAAATTAAAGATGGCGAGATTTTGAATGACTCAGGTAGCAAAACCACAACACGAACAAATTCATTACCAAAAGCCCCTGCAAGAAAACTGACATTAAACCAAATGTATGGTCGGTTTAGCGAGGCTTTGTTAATGGCTTGGCGTGCCATGGTCGTTAATAAGATGCGTACATTGCTAACGATGCTTGGGATTATCATTGGTATTGCGTCGGTGGTATCCATAATGGTGATCGGTGATGCCGCGCAAGGTATGGTCCTTAATGATATAAAATCAATCGGGACGAATACCATTTCAATTTATCCAGGGGAAGACTTTGGGTACGATGATGCAAAAAATCGTCAGTCCTTGAGAGCCGCAGATATTGATGCATTAGCAAAACAGCCTTATGTGCACGCGATTTCTGGCGAACTCAACCACTCTACACGCTTAAGAAAAGGGAATGTTGACGCTTCGGCACAGCTCACCGGTGTTGGGCGGGATTATTTTAATGTTTATGCCTCTAAATTTTCAGAAGGTATGAGTTTCACGCAAGATATGGTGGATAAGCGCGCACAAGTGGTGGTTATTGATGCCAATACTAAGCGCCGCTTTTTCCCTAAACAAGAACATGTTATTGGCGAAACTTTGCTCATTGGTAATATGCCTGTAACGATTATCGGTGTGCTTGAAGAGAAAAAATCGACTTTTGGTTCGAGTAAGTCACTATCGGTTTGGTTACCGGATACCACAGTAAATAGTAAAATTCTGAACCGTCCATACTATGAGAGCTTTGTTGTTAGGGTGAAAGACGGTTACGATGCGAAAACGGTAGAACAGCAACTGACCCGCTTACTCACGTTGCGCCATGGTAAAAAGGATATTTTCACCTATAACCTCGATACCTTTATTAAAACGGCAGAGAAAACAACCCAAACAATGCAGTTATTTCTCACACTAGTGGCGGTTATTTCATTAGTGGTCGGAGGAATTGGTGTGATGAATATTATGTTAGTTTCCGTTACTGAAAGAACGCGAGAAATTGGTATTCGAATGGCGGTAGGCGCTAGAACTAGCGATGTGATGCAGCAATTTCTTATCGAAGCCGTACTAGTCTGTTTGATAGGAGGGCTAATGGGTATTGGACTATCGTATGGGATTAGCTTATTGGCTCAAATGGCGTTACCGGGCTGGACATTTTCTTTTGATCCCGTGGCGTTAGTCAGTGCTTTTGTGTGTTCAACGGCCATTGGTATTATTTTTGGTTTTTTACCTGCTCGAAATGCGGCTCGCTTAAACCCAATTGATGCGTTGGCGAGGGAATAGTATACAGCTTAATTATTTATGAGCTAAATGTTCGTTGGGTATCTTCTGCATCATAGGATTTGATGCAGAAGATGAGAGAAGATATTAAATGCTAACTTGAAGAAATATCTACTCAAGAGTAGTTCCATTTATTGGAACTGAGTTCCTCAATTAAATTCTGCTAATTAAATACGTTATTTTTAACTCCTTAATTTTCTAATAATATTTTTTTTAATCTATATATTCCCTCGTTTCTTAAAATATTTCATAATAAAAAACTGTCTGAAAAGATAAATTCTGCTTGCGAATTGGTATCGATCATGGATATGATTTGCCCTGTAGAATAAATGAAACCTAGTTCCATATAATGGAACTTATAATAAAGCCAGTAAAAAAACTAAGCAAAGACAACCACACAGTAGGTGCAATATGGCGAATAAAGCAGGTGAAGATTATTCTTTGGCTCGGGTGCCTCAAAGTGCTCGTAGGCCGTTTTATGAAGTGTTAATTCTACGAATAGGTGCACTAGCTTGTGTTTCACAAGTTATGCTAGGTGCGGCTCTTGGTTATGGGTTAACTTTTTGGCAGGCGTTTTGGGCAACAATGCTTGGCTCTGTAATTTTACAGGTTGTCAGCTGGGGGCTTGGAGCGGCTGCATGCCGTGAAGGAATGTCGATCAGCCTACTGTCTCGGTGGGCGGGTTTTGGTAAGTTAGGCTCAGCTCTCATTGGTGGCGCGATTGCTATCTCCTTAATGGGCTGGTTTGGCGTACAAAATGGTTTCTTTGCGGATGGAATGTATAAAGCGACTAATGTGCTAACACCAGGGACTTGGTCACTTATTACAGGTATTGCGGTGACGGTTATAACAGTATATGGGTATCGATTTTTATCTATTACTGCCAATATCTCAACGCCGCTATTTTTATTCGCGTTAGGCTGGGCGACATATAATTTATTATCAGGTCAAGATATTGGTACGCTTATCAATGACACTGAACCCGCCGGGCCATTAATGACTATGCCTGCGGCCATTACAATGGTTGCTGGCGGTTTTATTATTGCAGCCGTCACAACACCCGATATCAGCCGCTTTATGAAAGGGCCTAAAGATGTGTTTTGGATGACGCTCATTGGCAC
It includes:
- the artQ gene encoding arginine ABC transporter permease ArtQ — its product is MSNFLFLTSAAGITVGLAVSALILGLVLAMLFTAWESVRFKPIAFLGTCWVTLIRGLPELLVVLFVYFGTLQLINMFGDGFDINLGFWQTTIQIDPSIFFANSGEFDYTPFVCGVIALALLYSSYASQTLRGALKAVPYGQWEAGFALGLNKRTIFFRFIMPQMWRHALPGLGNQWLVLLKDTALVSLISVNDLMLQTKTIVNRTQEPFTWYAIVGLIYLAITLISQLVLKRIELRTTRFERGESK
- a CDS encoding DUF2867 domain-containing protein; translation: MTDKQRVLVLGASGYIGQNLIPKLIEQGYDVTAGARRVDWMLSQGWQDTQCIYVDLHDPETLKDVMQDIDIVYFLVHSMADQANLVERERTAARNVQQVLEGSSVKHVIYLSALQHGHTYSPHLIARRLTGDILRESQIPVTEIRSSIIVGSGSAAFEIMRDMVYNLAILTPPRWVRSKSSPIALSNILYYLTQLAKIPTTENRIFDAGGPEYISYQELFKRFIKVSGKRRLLIPIPIPISMISVHFISLITSVPPSIAKELIQGLQHDLPADDKALRELIPQTLISFDDAVRATLAEEADAIDNADWGYDPEVRKRWRPGYGYYPKQAGATLGTTASSESLWYTVQQIGGKNGYFYANGLWKTRAIMDDMMLNKVKYGRPDREELQLGDEIDGWRVINLEPNKQLSLLFGMKAPGLGRLTFTIHDSGNRRSIDVRAWWHPAGFCGLLYWFAMMPAHLFIFKGMAKRISELAYERDKQLAKEQQAEQLTVKSD
- a CDS encoding DUF2813 domain-containing protein, yielding MYLERVEIYGFRGINRLSLELNNSTVLVGENSWGKSSLLDALDLLLSPEHTDYQFSLHDFHHPAGNDESRYRSLQIVLKFGERRKGRHQSYRFHNLSSVWVDNGDGLKHIFYRVSAELRDDGSIAVDKTFLNAGGNKLSLDNVGKYIKEIIRLYPVIRLRDARFLHSLNPETIVSGQKEVRDLFNARIKELTSALVNNPERLSDEDLGDGIDAMQQLLSHYFSGQSSHIIRSDNSIVKIEPRKRGWKALDNISRLIAKPNQRNIRLIILGMFSSLLQSKGNIHLDKHARPLIIVEDPETRLHPIMLSIAWGLFSLFSLQRITTTNSGELLSLAPLEDLCRLVRNTNKVSAYRLNENDLSAEELRKISFHIRFNRPSALFARCWLLVEGETEIWLMNEFSRQCNYYFETEGIKVIAFAQSGLKPLLKFANKMGIEWHVLTDGDEAGRKYAATATHYAHKINSSNRDRLTMLPAPDMEHFLYREGFKSLYHEIADIPDNAKVSTRRVILKAISRTSKPDLALATVNRAAELGPDSIPLQLKSMFSRVAWLARGKAN
- the macB gene encoding macrolide ABC transporter ATP-binding protein/permease MacB; translation: MSALIDLQGITRRYGEGENQVTVLKSVSLQINAGEMVAIIGASGSGKSTLMNIIGCLDKPTEGNYCIDGQSVATLDNDQLAELRREHFGFIFQRYHLLSHLSAEQNVEVPAVYAGAGKNQRRERAAQLLQRLGLGERVDYRPSQLSGGQQQRVSIARALMNGGQIILADEPTGALDSHSGEEVMNILKDLCAQGHTVIIVTHDPEIAQQAERIVEIKDGEILNDSGSKTTTRTNSLPKAPARKLTLNQMYGRFSEALLMAWRAMVVNKMRTLLTMLGIIIGIASVVSIMVIGDAAQGMVLNDIKSIGTNTISIYPGEDFGYDDAKNRQSLRAADIDALAKQPYVHAISGELNHSTRLRKGNVDASAQLTGVGRDYFNVYASKFSEGMSFTQDMVDKRAQVVVIDANTKRRFFPKQEHVIGETLLIGNMPVTIIGVLEEKKSTFGSSKSLSVWLPDTTVNSKILNRPYYESFVVRVKDGYDAKTVEQQLTRLLTLRHGKKDIFTYNLDTFIKTAEKTTQTMQLFLTLVAVISLVVGGIGVMNIMLVSVTERTREIGIRMAVGARTSDVMQQFLIEAVLVCLIGGLMGIGLSYGISLLAQMALPGWTFSFDPVALVSAFVCSTAIGIIFGFLPARNAARLNPIDALARE
- the macA gene encoding macrolide transporter subunit MacA; protein product: MKAKPKKKWPIYLVIIIFALVTAGFLFNREKEAVFQTVDVIQGDLDKQVLATGKLDAVRKVDVGAQVSGQLQTLYVKEGDYVKKGDLLAVIDPKKAQNDVIESEATTRELEANLSLAQAELRLAQVTYQRHLSLAKQQAVSQQELDKAKTDVEVKKAQVATYQAQIKRNQATLDSAKTNLKYTQITAPMDGIVTFIKTLQGQTVIAAQEAPTILTLADLDTMLVKAEVSEADVIYLEPGQDASFTVLGAPDKKFAGQLKDILPTPEKINDAIFYYARFEVPNPQHLLKLQMTAQVTIELDSRKNVLLLPLSALGNEISPQTYEVDILQENKVEKKQVKIGGRNDVYVEITKGLNEGDKVVIGHSETEY
- the artJ gene encoding arginine ABC transporter substrate-binding protein, with translation MKKIILAALLGAVTLSATAAEKETIRFATEATYAPFEMFDKNNQIVGFDVDLANAMCEKMNATCTFTHQSFDSLIPSLKFRRFEALMAGIDITPERQQQVDFTETYYPNSAEFIAVKEKISSIDQLKDKKIGVQNGTTHQKYIMEQHKGMTTVPYDNYQSAILDLQNGRIDAVFGDTAVADEWLKGKGNENLGAVGEKVTDPQYFGIGLGIAVRKGNKELLDKMNKALAEVKADGTYDAIHKKWFQQ
- the artP gene encoding arginine ABC transporter ATP-binding protein ArtP, with the translated sequence MSIQLKNINCFYGSHQALFDINLECSAGETMVLLGPSGAGKSSLLRVLNLLEMPRSGHLNIVGQQFDFTSAPDAKAIRELRQNVGMVFQQYNLWPHLSVMDNLIEAPCRVLKLSKQEAQAKASKLLERLRLSQFAERYPLHLSGGQQQRVAIARALMMEPKVLLFDEPTAALDPEITAQVVDIIRELSATGITQVIVTHEVEIARKTASRVVYMENGHIVEQGDASHFTAPQTEAFANYLSH
- a CDS encoding lysine exporter LysO family protein, whose protein sequence is MYSGLLIILLPLTLGYLITIRNKQILHRVHQSLNSMVYVILFLMGITLALLENLSIHLISILIYAITFFGCIFSLNVISLLLLDKFDPWKIPQHKQEKPPSRIKMVLESLQLCGVLLLGFIVGLTGFNFLHYADKGSQVALMLLLLLVGIQLRNSGMSIKQILINRRGTTIAFVMGVSALAGGALAAFLLGLPVKMGLAVASGFGWYSLTGIVITDAYGPVMGSAAFFNDLARELAAIMLIPIIINRYRSTALGICGSTSMDFTLPVLQRSGGVSIVPAAIVHGFVLSLITPILMAFFT
- a CDS encoding purine-cytosine permease family protein; its protein translation is MANKAGEDYSLARVPQSARRPFYEVLILRIGALACVSQVMLGAALGYGLTFWQAFWATMLGSVILQVVSWGLGAAACREGMSISLLSRWAGFGKLGSALIGGAIAISLMGWFGVQNGFFADGMYKATNVLTPGTWSLITGIAVTVITVYGYRFLSITANISTPLFLFALGWATYNLLSGQDIGTLINDTEPAGPLMTMPAAITMVAGGFIIAAVTTPDISRFMKGPKDVFWMTLIGTFFGELLVNMIAVLMALSLRTSQVFDLMMALTGLLGASIVIFSTIKMNDINLYSSSLGFSTLLNAIFNKRFDRRYLTWVIGIFGTIASMLGILDNFIGFLIYLGIAIPPVAGIMVVDYYLLKRDRKELDLTREQGILPPSCEAYNPVTLIVWVIAVLVGWGTSELGPLHADYGIPALNSLITGAVAYWIGMRWQAKAKGVETVHFRKVSHLD